In one window of Solanum pennellii chromosome 2, SPENNV200 DNA:
- the LOC107010491 gene encoding uncharacterized protein LOC107010491 produces the protein MSCLDIMYNQNSADHKGFGTPMSPRISFSNDFVDSSSNTQLHQMMRTYRDAPVSSDFEFNVTNYSMITADQLFSKGKLLPFKDTSSQKTTLRDELLHEDKDDDVFSSRPPKSSTRWKGLLGLKKSHIGSKKNDNNNQPSSGKRSNVVHEDMVHRTKNSQEPYKGAGGGSSSRDVEFRFN, from the exons ATGTCATGCTTAGACATTATGTACAACCAAAACTCAGCCGACCACAAAGGTTTTGGGACTCCTATGAGTCCTCGAATCtcattttcaaatgattttgtcGATTCATCATCTAATACTCAACTTCATCAAATGATGAGAACCTATAGGGATGCCCCTGTTTCCTCTGACTTTGAATTCAATGTCACTAATTATTCCATGATCACTGCTGACCAACTCTTTTCCAAAGGTAAATTGTTGCCTTTCAAAGATACTTCCTCTCAAAAAACTACTCTCAGAGATGAACTTCTTCATGAAGATAAAGATGATGATGTCTTTTCCTCTAGGCCCCCTAAAAGTTCTACTAGGTGGAAAGGACTTTTAGGTCTTAAGAAATCTCACATTGGCtccaaaaaaaatgataacaaCAATCAACCCTCGTCAGGAAagaggtcaaacgtagttcatgAAGATATGGTTCATCGAACCAAGAATTCACAG GAACCATATAAAGGGGCTGGTGGAGGATCTAGTAGTAGAGATGTGGAGTTTCGTTTTAATTAA